In Erwinia pyrifoliae DSM 12163, the genomic window ATGGCCGTCAGCAGCACGTTATCGGCGCTGAGGGCGATGGCCGGCAGGCTGGGGCGCTCGGTCTCAAAGCGGTTAATCATACTGGCGGCAAAGTGTTGTGCATTGGCGCTGGAGGTGCCGTTGCCACAGCTGAGCACTTTATTGCCATTGAGCAGCGACTGCACCACCGTCAGCGCCGCTCGTGAAATTGCGTCCGGCAAGGCTTCTGCCGCCGCGATCTGAGTTTGAATACTCTCGGTAAAACAGACTTTTATTCTTTCCAGCACGTCATTCACCTGGTTGTTTGCGCGGCGACTTAATCCGCTGTAAACGCATTGGGCAGCCATTCAACCTGTTCGCCGGTTATCGCCACCACGTCAAAACGGCAGTCGGCCGTATCGAAACTTTGCTTGCGGCTGTGCAGCCATAGCGCTGCCGCCTGTAACAGCTTCAGCTGCTTACTGCGGGTCACGCTGAGGGCGGCGCCGCCAAACCGCGCATCCCGACGATAGCGCACTTCAACGAAAACCCACACCTGCTTATCGCGCATAATGAGGTCAATTTCACCGCTGCGGTAGCGCACATTGGCGGCGACAAAATGCAGCCCTGAAGTTTCCAGCAGGCGGCGAGCCTGAATTTCACGGTTCGCTCCCTGCTGCTGTCGGCTCAGGTGGCCGGAACGATCTGTCCTTGATGATACTGGCTCCATACTAACTTCCTGTTAATGATGCAGTCCTGATTAGCGCTCAAATTGCCGGTGTCGCCCCTGATCTGGAAGCCCGGCTGGTTTCGCATCTCGCTGAAACGGTTAGCCAGCGTCCAGGCATCAATGCCCATGGCATACAGGCGAACCAGTGAATAATCATTATTAAACATTTTGGCAGCCTGCTGCAT contains:
- a CDS encoding YraN family protein, which translates into the protein MEPVSSRTDRSGHLSRQQQGANREIQARRLLETSGLHFVAANVRYRSGEIDLIMRDKQVWVFVEVRYRRDARFGGAALSVTRSKQLKLLQAAALWLHSRKQSFDTADCRFDVVAITGEQVEWLPNAFTAD